The stretch of DNA TCGATGATTGAATAGTTCGTTGTTGTTCTGCGATTTGCATGTAGTGTCGACTATTGTATTATTTGTTTGTCCGTTTCTCTTTGATCACTGTTTTTGCCTgtatttgtgctgtatttctgtcacgtagtgttgtcattttaacgatattatttaacattgtcatgaAGCAGGAAGTTTGGCTAGCTATtcaaccagattcaacccaccatgttttcttaaattgtcctgtacctagtcagtaatattgcagttgttatcaaatagttcatttctatgtatgttggcgttggTTCCgcttcctttgttttcctcttataattgatgtgttttcctcagtttaagTTGGTAACCCGgacttgttttctctcaatcgatttatgacttttgaaattggtatactactattgcctttatttaagataTCGTGTACATGATATAAACCTAgatgaaacatttgtttttatgatattgTTCTTAAAACACTGACAACAACGACGAACTTAGCAAACATATATTACGTAACGTTAAAGTCAAAACAAACGACTGTCAATCGATTTGACAATAATGGAATTTATGTATTATACTAGTACATGAATTCGGTTATTTTAGTGAAACGTGTGTATTTCGTCGTTACAGTGCTTtctttgtcatattttatttagTTGTTAAGATCTACagttatgacgtcaaaatttgaAGTAAACGTTCTTTTTAACTTTTAGCAGCGAGAGAGCAAAAATAATTAGATGGAAGactttttcgaaaaaaaaccatcCTCCATccaatatatatagaaataaaataataaaagtgaTATATACATACCATATACTCTATTTTTAGTTCTACCTCTGTACAGCCTTTCGTAAAGTTAACTGTCATGCAATCATCCCCTCCAGTTTTTATCACAGATCCCTCAGACTTCACgtcatgtttaaatttttttgggCGGGCCACAAGCAAAAAGCTATTCATTCGACAGCATGGAAATTCAATATAGTCAAACTGTCATTATAATGAACAATTAgcatttaatttcaaaacatcagtattttcaaaaattttgttaCAGAATATTTTTTCGTAAAGTACTCGTAACGACACATATACAGTGTTCGTAATAACTCGTTCCAACCAGCGTAAAACATCGTTACCTGACTCCGTGGACAATTTAGAGATGATGtttgtcatttattcattcaTGTAGGCGATTGTATTCGATCTTGCAAACCGTAAGGGTAAACCTGTGTATGTGTAGGCACAATTCGTAACATTCAGGCAAAAAAAGGTGAACATGTTTAGCTTGTTCTAGAATTAAATACACACTAATCGTAATGTCGTCTAAGTACAGTTATTGCGTCATTATTTTGGTCTTGTTTGTCATTGTTTAGTTAAGTGTTtctgaatatcaaaataaattaacattGTAATATGACCTTAAAGATGTTATGAAGATAAGGTAAGTGTTTTAAAGTGTTTAACTAATATGTGTGTACAggcatttgttttaattatatagaTACTggtaataaagaaaatataacgCTTGCCTACACAATTTAAAAGAAGGTAATACGGAGTCCTGTTTCTTTTTCCTGCGTGTTTCAACatattatttgttataatttacaattgcttttaaatattatgaaaaatagaaacTAATGAAAAAATTTCAATATGAAGATTTATTGTCATGGTTTGTTAAAGTAATGTCAAGccgtttttaaaacatttatgaatCATACATATAAcccaaaatgaaagaaaaagggTATGACAAGGAGAGGCTTAAATATTATAGAAGTTTGTGCAAACGTCCGACTTGTATTATGCTAAACTTTATGTGATGAGGTTACCAGTTAATTACCTTTACATATGCTGGCACCTCCTTCCATCTGTTCTCTGCATCTTCAATGAGCGCCCAATAATCATTAATGTCGCTGTCCTTGACGAAGGAGTGGTATACCGGAACTTGAAGGTACACTTTCTTCTTATATTTATCGCGGACAGAAAATACACACTGTTTTTCTTTAAAACGTTTACTTTCTGAAGGATCGGTCAATTCTTCCAATCCGGGTGTATCAGGTTGGCCTAATAGTCTATATATGTCCGACACCAGCGTGATATGATTTGGAAGACTTACATCATTAAGATAGTCGTCTCTTTCCTTAGATGTCCAATTTTCcactttaaaacatttaaatggtGCTGAGAGTTCTGGTTCTGTCCGTAATCTGATCCCCTGCCCTAAAACTACAATACCGTGTCCTTCAACGTAAtacaaaaaatcattcaaaacgtGTGGATCGGGTGAATGGTCGACAATCCTGGGGGTGGGTGGTGTTGATGGTCGTTCTGGACTTTCTTCTCTCTTAAATCAAAAACATGActtttcaaataataatttatacaaATTATCAAATGAAACTTTTTATCAAATGCGTACTTGTCATCCTCCACCTGGTGTGTACCCTAGAGAAATAAGAATCCTTACATACCCGTTCTGATCACCTGAATCCCTGTCACTTTTAATAAATTTGCATTTCTAAATTGTTATGCCCCCGCATACTTGCATAAAAGGTGCATATCATTTCCGGATAGCATTTCCGGATAACTCCccctacagtttgaatgctaggaagttttcactttgcaggctgtttgtacatatattgaaggtgtgcatgtggtcagggttttgatttttattaatatttgctcttttgggagataAGTAAaaaaactttgtcatttttggagtATATCGTTATACTTGCATAATAAGTGTATAGAATTTCCGGTTAACTTTTTCATTagtttgaatgctaggaagttttcactATGCAAAAATAGAATTAACTGTAAAAAGTTCATATTCAtaagaacaaattaaagaaaattataacacGCGAATAAGATGATAATTTACCATATCACTatagcacaatgacgggatgtttaagaaCAGAgacacgtcaaatggatatttcCACATATGAACTTAGCAGTAAAAGCtttatttataaagacaaattaaagaatactaTAACAATTTATAAGGATGATAATTTATAAACTTGATATGAAAATCTAGAGTTTTGAGTATCGGTATATCATTGTTGATCCTTACTTATTTAATTCAGCGTGTATTAAGTATTTGAGTAATTTACTGATATTTGTTTTCCGATATTTGTATTGTGGTAAAAAGTACTTGTTTTTAGTTTCGTACAATTTTTAAACTTATATGTTTACTTTTTATTCCATAGGTCATTCTTAAAATTATGAAACGGTAGTTTTTTCTGCAAGAGCTATTCTAATACTTTATTGCATTTTATACAGGATTTTATACCGTTTCAAACtatatcatttgcatatattTGAAAGGCTggatttttgttttacaataataTTGTTTCCACTGTAAGAAaatatttgtacttaaaattaaaaatgataattcATTACCTTTTCTGGTCGCGGTTTTGAAGGTCCAAATATACGCGAAAACATCATACAGTACTTAGAAGTTTATCATTTGACATTACACGTCCAAAACCACATTCTTCCTGATTGTATGCGTAAATCGATGATTTAACATTAAGACATTGCTGAATAGCATTTTTAATTGATTGAATTATAACTGAGATAATGACTATTTAAATGACTATTGTAAtctatatatactttgtgtaaaaCATCATGATAGTATGACGTCATTGCTCATAAGGTTCAAGTTTAAATTAACGATAGACAAATTGTGCTGATTAAATTCCGATAAGTTGAAGTATTATTACagtaaaattatcattttatcaTAACATGTTAGCGTTTATGCTTACAATATTCGTTTTAATTCTTATGATCATTTCACAGCTCTCTGGTCAGTTCTTCGGACAATATCGACATTTTaagattaagataataacacaatgttgacttctgtccccctatttttgacatttttaccttttatgccTGTTTGTTTAGTTTACAAATCGTTCTCATTATAATGGAacttgatacgactgtcatacaagtgaaagttgtagctagctataaaactaggtttaaggtagcacaatacaaatattttttcattcccaatcagacatctttaaactgatgtaatttatttcatccttctttataatttataaatgaggtaccaaaagaaagaagaaagaataatctttcaaattgtgataatttcattatgacataattattacataatcaattgttatgtaattagttgctatattgtgatgtccacacttgaatgaatttagcgtctttgttcttcatagcatcccaaaatattttatagattcttgtacaacacagcttgacctcaaAAACtttgtctcagatttccaaaaacatcaatagaacaagttttatacccaattgagtttagtgatctcttatgaattgatgttgcaaacttcattgaagatttatgagagaatgaaatacaataggaaaaatctgagacactgttttggaggtcaaactgtgttgtgcaagaatctataaaatattttggaatgctatgaataacaaagaaactaaattcattcaagtatggacatcacaatatagcaactaattacataacaattgattttgtaataattatgtcataatgaaattatcacaatttgaaagattaatcattcttctttcttttggtacctcatttataaaatttaaagaaggatgagtggaattacatcagtttaaagatgtctgattggggatgaaaaatctttgtattgtgctaccttaatttgCCGTTTTCTACATCTtgaattgcctgtaccaagtcaggaatatgacagttgttatctatttgtttgatgtatttgattagggactttacgtgttaaactttcctcggagttcaccATGTCTGTGATTTTATATGTAATTTAATTTTATAGCCATTATTTCTTTAAATGCATTTGAATCTTTGAAGTATATCAGGTGATATGttgaaattgagaaaaatcaataCGTTTCCATTGTTTTTTAACGAATCGGTTTTATCAAGTTAGAGACTGTACAGatatatacttatttatttaatgtTCTCAAAGTTTgacagacacacacacacatacaattGAGCTATTCTGatatttaatatgtgttttctttatcacaaaaattttgtaaaaaagtaaGAACTGTCTATCGAACTTTTAATTCCGTTTGTTTTATtgattaaaagaaagaaaaaaaaaccgcgCGCTGAGGGTCTTATATTCAGCagaattgaaatattatatacatgtagacaTGTTTTCAGATACCAAGTTATCTATATAATggatatacttttattttttctccgacttaatttttcagataaaaaatttaaatgatgcCATGAAAGTTAAAACCCTTATGTGTACCTTTTTGATATAAAGCATAGCGATgcgataatgtttttttttcatacttaaTATAGAAGCAGGAAAGAAAAACCAAATCAGTTATAAAATTGATAATCGACAAACAAAACATGACAacaactcttttaaaaaaaaataatccatgagtccgaagcgcttttctggatttaccttcatcaggatcGCTCAAAGctaaaaaatgattttgttatttaaaacaaactgaaataGAGAGTTGCCATCACTGTCTCTTGTTACACAATAATATTCACTTTCCGATTTGTCACACAGAGGGAAATTTTCAAAAAGTAAAGGtgaaacaaataaatgataaattcatCGAATCGATTGCATAAGATTCAATAACACTGACCAGAGCTTAAAAGTCCATATCAGATTGAAATAAATCCGTTGGAAAGGGACGCTAcctaaagttttataaaataaaggTTGAATCAATTATAGTATTTGTCTAAAAAATGATTGACAAAAGATAGAAACATGTGTATTAAACCTATTGACAGGATTTTACTTGACCACCAACATATTTTTGGAACATATGGATTAAGTGATCCCTGCTCTTGAATAATAGAATCCTGTATCAACTTATCAGAAAATGATAAGCACAGTAAGCACAGTAAAACAATATCAAACGAGTTAACCTATCACAGATTGTTGAACTGTACGAGTTTTGCAAAATCGATTATTTTGTATGTTCCCTTTACAATATATGGTCTAATATAGAAACATGGTAGATTTATGTTTTAAACACGCTGCAATTCCTTGAATGTTATTTTACATGCTTTCTAATTGAAAGGTAGAAGGTCTGTTTCTATATACATGCATTCAACGTAAGAAACAGATGATAAAACCCTTTCCCATGTTAAAaaacaatatagaaataaaaatatgttgcATGTTTACCATAAAACAGGTATCCATCGTATAATCAAGTCAACATAATCAACTACAGGGTACTATACACCCTTCAACAAGACTGATTATACTAATATTGAGCACCTactaaaactattttttaaagtatGATTTAATTCGTAGTACATATTGGTTTCATAATATTGTGTTGGAACACTTAACATTTATCTTATCTACTAATACAGCCTGCGTGTACAGATCCTTTTGTCAAAATATACTCGTTTGTTTCCACAGAGAGCATAATGGTGTAGGAATTGAAGTTATATCGAATTATTTATGTAACATAGTTTAATTAAAATATTGCTTATTGTATATGCATACATTGCATAATTGATTCAAGATTACATTAAAATCCATACGTTATTGTTCGTATCGTTCTAGTGTAGTGTTTGATAATATAAGACCTCCGACATTTGGATGTTTACTTTCCGTCTCCGAAACGAAAGTACTACAATCAGTTGGACAATGTATCGAGGAAGCAACGTTATCGACACCTGCTTCTATTGATTTCAAATCACTGCTTTTGGTAATTTTAACAGTTTCTATTTTTTTGGTGTCTATTTTAGATTGGTTCAATTCTCCAATGTCCAATCGATTTTGAAGAAATGGCAAACTATCTAGATTGAATTCAACTTTCATTATTTCTGTGTAGGTTTTGGTATTTGTGTCTGTTGAAAAGCATAGAATGGCATTTGGTGATCCTCCCATTGTTCTGTTTATTTGAACCTGGAAAGTTAACGCATTTTCACTTGAGACTGACAAGAAAAGCATCCACAAATGAGCACCACTGCCTGATTTTAGTCCGATACATCCTGCCGGACGTAATTTGAATCGTTGGTATGGTGTTAAACCCAAATTCTCGGACTTGTGAATAAGAAAGTGTCCCTCTTGCTGTTCCTTAGTTATCAGTAACTTGGTCTGTTCTGCGCGACAACAATTGACTCTTAGCCGTAATGTTGATGAATTTCTCTTCAGAAAATGAACTAAAATGTTGCACAATATTCTACTGCcataaaacaaattcaattcaTCTGTCAATTCTATCTTCgagattttttcttctttaatctTAAGTACTGCTGCAAAAGATACTCTGTAAAAAAATGCCATATAGAAGTTCAGTTATAATGGTCAAACaccaaacatataaaaaaaagataaatagtcAAGCATAAACTTTTGTAATAGCATTCACCCTGTTTAATGCGAAGTCTACTAACTTTCTTTTTAAATTGAGTGTGAATTAATTATTTCTTTCGACGTTTCCATCAATCTCTACTTTAAATTTCTTTGtacaaagtaaataaaaatatgtcgcttgttttttgttgcacttcagtgtttctgttgcttTGTTGTTTTTCCCTTCTtcttgatgtgtttccctcgattttagtGGATTTGTTTGTTTCTCAATagaattatgacttttgaacagcgaaatacttctgttgcctttatatagtacaacatatttcaaaataggGTTTATTGGATCAATTTTGTTTAGGTTGTTAATGAATCTCTTGTAAACCTCATAACGACTTTCAGAACCAAGAATATTACAGTTTGTGTTCTTGTCAAATATAGCCTATGGTAGTTATTTACAATTGCGTCCTTTGGTTTATTgaaaaagttgtctcattggcaatcatatcataaaTGATTTGGAATCATCGAAGCTTACTTTAGTGGTGGTAAAGTACACATCATTTGaaaaacttattataaaaatCACAAATACCCGTCATATCCATAAAGAGAACCACTGTAAATAGAATCTGCACTCTTCTTTACGGAATCAACAATAGAAGCGAATCCATTCTTGTAACCAACCAATAAAACTTCTATTTTTGACTTATTCTGAGGCTTAAGAGGAACGTTGGTGAAGGATACCACTACCTTAATTGGTTTTAAGAATTTCGCCTTATCATATTCAAAGTTGACTTTGTTGCTCACATGTTTGACATGTCGTGTAGATGTGTGAATATTTCTGGAAAACTCAACGTCTGGGGTGTGTACCTAAAACAATCCAAGTACAAAGTGTACAGCTATATGccaaaatttcatttaaaataaatgtgtaaaaaatatgtacataaaaaaataatgagtaCATgttttcattcttatattgtggggTTGTTTGTCGATCATTCAGACATCAAAATATTGCTTTCTTCAATTCTTCAATTTGTTACATGTATTGTAGTCTTCACCAAAAACCAAagagaaattatattttaataattcaatCGGGATTACATGTATTGTGTATTTGGCCTTTTACGCATTTTTTTATTCGATTGTCACTGAAGAGtcctttgtagacaaaacgcgcgtcttgcgtgaatataaaattgcaatcctggtatctatgatcaattcaattattatattatgttATATGCTCAATTCAATGATCAGATGTGTATCGGATTCTGATTAGATTAAAACAATTCCGAAAACCACACATCTAATGGACAGGTTTAAGGCAAAAAGGAAACATCTCTTGGTTCACATTCTATACTAACCATATACCTAaagttttcatttgattttacaCAATCCTTATCAAACTTTAGAATACATGCACAGCCATCACGGATGTCTATTTCAGTTCCCAATGGATTAACAGTCGCATTCATTCGCTTTGTCTGAATAACTATTCCAAAACTATGAAGTTGATTGCAGTAAAATTCAGCAAAACCattctaaatataaatataatatcatATAAGTAAGGGAGAAAGCATCATATATATCATATCAGCCATTGTTGTCTTAAATAGCAAGACaaatttccattttcaaattttatttctgaaataaaaataatctgtagataaaaataaaaatatttggtgtgagtgccaatgagacaactcaccatccaagtaaaaagtaaacaattatagttcaaagtacgatctccaacacgaagccttggctcaaacGGAACAGCacgttataaagggccccaatatGACTTGTGCAGAACAATTCCAGTAAAActgttttatcttttaaaaacgTGGATGCTAGATTTTGTTTTGtaacaatatttgatttttttaacaccgaaaaaaattagttattttataaaaaaaaacaaatccaaattcaaaacaggtaaaactatcaaaacaaaacaaacaaagcaTAAAAAATCTATCAAGACATAATAAGGTAACCAAAGCTACCGTTCTAAAACTAAGAACACTCTTCCAgaacttttttttgtattgaaattagTTAATTACgaaatattttaatgaattttatgTGATATATCAAAATAGATAATCACTTTTTGAAGGACAATACATGTAACTCATAATAAGATGGTTTCAATTATATTACATTTAGGAAATGTTCTACTGCTGATAATTTCTATGGATGTTTTTGGAGAGATAAAgataaaaagcaaaacaatagattgattttgaa from Mytilus galloprovincialis chromosome 2, xbMytGall1.hap1.1, whole genome shotgun sequence encodes:
- the LOC143064400 gene encoding uncharacterized protein LOC143064400, which codes for MDDRNSSDDCYSSDFEDDTEPGTTTCTINLENDVSITGPSSLYSILNEFITTKWTADEKNNSLKFLNLPLEQTFVSDIFRTVPRQDEENRNPCVKVQKEKLDKTCSFKFNIPSQYNDQVSFSVKIRDSFVEKTVSQFYEVFAWINDGLEWKMFQATVKNGFAEFYCNQLHSFGIVIQTKRMNATVNPLGTEIDIRDGCACILKFDKDCVKSNENFRYMVHTPDVEFSRNIHTSTRHVKHVSNKVNFEYDKAKFLKPIKVVVSFTNVPLKPQNKSKIEVLLVGYKNGFASIVDSVKKSADSIYSGSLYGYDGVSFAAVLKIKEEKISKIELTDELNLFYGSRILCNILVHFLKRNSSTLRLRVNCCRAEQTKLLITKEQQEGHFLIHKSENLGLTPYQRFKLRPAGCIGLKSGSGAHLWMLFLSVSSENALTFQVQINRTMGGSPNAILCFSTDTNTKTYTEIMKVEFNLDSLPFLQNRLDIGELNQSKIDTKKIETVKITKSSDLKSIEAGVDNVASSIHCPTDCSTFVSETESKHPNVGGLILSNTTLERYEQ